The genomic segment CTCCTGACATAGTGAGCGAGTCGCCCAGATTGAGGGGGGTTGTGAAGCGTCGCGCAGAGTTGGCCGAGCACTTCGATGTGCATCACCCCGGCTTGGCCGACTCATTCCGATTTAGCACATCGAGCGATCTCGACATTGTGGGTAACGCCGTCAAGGCGCAGGGCCTGGCCGCGTACGAGACGCCCACAGTCGACATCCTGATCGAGCTGAGCAGGACTGATCCGGGACTGTTCATCGACGTCGGCGCCAATACCGGGCTCTACGCCTTGGCGGTGACCGCCGCCGATCCAGCGGTGCACGCCGTCGCCTTCGAGCCGCTGGAGTCCGTACGCGAACTGTTGCGGCACAACGTCGAACTGAACCCAGAGCTTGCTGCACGCATCACGATCGAACCGTTGGGTCTCTCGAATGAGACCGGAGCATTCACCTTTTACGAGACCATCAACGATCAGGGCTTCGTCTCGACCAGTTCGTCGCTCGACATGACACACATTCAGGCGGTAGGCGGAGAGCACGTCGAGCGGACTATTCCCACCATCACGCTCGACGACTTCGCGCAGACGCTTGGCGACCAGACCATCTCGCTCATGAAGATCGACGTCGAGGGCCATGAGCACGCGGTCATCTCTGGCGGCAGAGGGGTTTTGGCGACGCACCGCCCCATCTTGACGGTCGAGGTGCTCGGCAACTCCGAGCGCGGACCGATGGAAGACCTCCTGGCAAGGGACAACTACTTCGCCTTTGCCATGGCGCCGGGCGAATTGCGGCAACGTGACCGCCTGTGGTTCTTCGATGACGCCTGGAACCATCTCCTCGTACCTGCGGAGAAGGTCGGGCATATCTCCGCACTGTGCCGCACGCTGGGACTTCGGCTCGACGTCAGTTGACGTGTGGCTTCTCCCGAACGGGGTACATGTCGGGGGAAGGAGTGGTCAGCGTGAAGAAGCTTTCAGTTCTCGTCGTCGGTGCTGCCGGGTACGTCCTCGGCTCGCGCGCCGGACGCGAGCGGTATGAACAGATCAAGCGCCAGGCGACGAAGGCATGGAACAAGCCTGTCGTCCAAGGTGCAGCCGACTCGGTCGAGCAGGCCGTGAAGAGCACCGCATCAGACGTTGGATCCAAGATCGCCGATGTCGCGAGCGACGCTGGCTCGAAGGTCGTCCACAAGGTCAAAGGCGACAAGGAACCCGAACCATCGCCCGGTTCGGGTGGAGGGTCGTTCTAGAACGTTCGCGTGAACCAGTCGGCCTGATCGGCGGCGATCAGGGCCGGATCCTTGCCGTGGAACGGCTCGAAGTGTGCGATGTCGTAGCGATGCAGTTCAGCGTTGGAAGCTTTGGCAGCCAACTTCTGGATGGCTTTGCCCGAGACGGTGATGTCCTTCTCCCCAAGACCAACCCATACCGGCATGCCCAGTCGCTTCGCCTTGGTGACGGGGCGATGTGTCGCGATGGTGGCAAATGCTCCCGGCGACGCCTCGTTGATCCACGCGCTGCTCGTGCACGCAGCGAATCCTGCGGCCTCTCCCGTGAATGACATCGCGGCCATCTCGCCCGGTTCTCCAGTTGCCTTGATCGTGCTGGATGATCCGAGCCGATCTCTGATGGCGCGACCCATGACTCGCGTCGCGACCCACGGCGTACGTCGAGTCGTCCCGAGTACGCGTGCCCGGCCGTCGAGGAATGGGCACAGCAGGATCGCGCCCGCAATGCGCGGATCGCTTGCCGCGACGTTGACTGACGTACCGCCGGCAAACGAGTAGCCCCACAGGACGATCTTCTCGGGATCGACCCTGTCGAGAGCGCGCGCGTACGCGATCGCGGCGCGGTAGTCCTCGGATTGTTCCTTGACCCGGATCCGCTGCCGCGGCTCACCGCCAGAGTCACCCAGGTAGCGATGGTCGAAGACCAAGACCGTGGCGCCAGCATTGTTGAGCGCCTCTGCGTAGGTGTCCAGGCCATCGTGTCGCGTGAGTGAGAACCC from the Aeromicrobium panaciterrae genome contains:
- a CDS encoding FkbM family methyltransferase — protein: MKRRAELAEHFDVHHPGLADSFRFSTSSDLDIVGNAVKAQGLAAYETPTVDILIELSRTDPGLFIDVGANTGLYALAVTAADPAVHAVAFEPLESVRELLRHNVELNPELAARITIEPLGLSNETGAFTFYETINDQGFVSTSSSLDMTHIQAVGGEHVERTIPTITLDDFAQTLGDQTISLMKIDVEGHEHAVISGGRGVLATHRPILTVEVLGNSERGPMEDLLARDNYFAFAMAPGELRQRDRLWFFDDAWNHLLVPAEKVGHISALCRTLGLRLDVS
- a CDS encoding alpha/beta fold hydrolase translates to MTREDVTFQSDGDEIAAWLYRGGDVCVVMAHGFSLTRHDGLDTYAEALNNAGATVLVFDHRYLGDSGGEPRQRIRVKEQSEDYRAAIAYARALDRVDPEKIVLWGYSFAGGTSVNVAASDPRIAGAILLCPFLDGRARVLGTTRRTPWVATRVMGRAIRDRLGSSSTIKATGEPGEMAAMSFTGEAAGFAACTSSAWINEASPGAFATIATHRPVTKAKRLGMPVWVGLGEKDITVSGKAIQKLAAKASNAELHRYDIAHFEPFHGKDPALIAADQADWFTRTF